A single region of the Plantactinospora soyae genome encodes:
- a CDS encoding DUF397 domain-containing protein, with amino-acid sequence MTWSGATWRKSSRSNANAGNCVEVAGDLTGVVGVRDSKDPDGPVLAFEPVAWRSFVRTLKDR; translated from the coding sequence ATGACGTGGAGTGGCGCGACGTGGCGGAAAAGTAGCCGCAGCAACGCCAACGCCGGCAACTGTGTCGAGGTGGCCGGCGACCTGACCGGAGTGGTCGGGGTTCGGGACAGCAAGGACCCGGACGGTCCGGTGCTGGCCTTCGAGCCGGTCGCGTGGCGGTCGTTCGTGCGTACCCTGAAGGACCGTTAG
- a CDS encoding AraC family transcriptional regulator, with protein sequence MSAPPRRAPGDMLVHLRRARDHADRHYTEPLDLETLAAVAGISKYHFQRLFTATYGISPSAYVSQRRVERAQDLLRATNLTVTEVCHAVGFSSLGSFSSRFRELIGETPSEFQRRWAATGAPRIPGCFVFMWGLAERRGCANQEKPQADAGS encoded by the coding sequence GTGAGCGCACCGCCGCGCCGAGCCCCGGGCGACATGCTGGTGCATCTACGCCGGGCTCGTGACCATGCCGACCGCCACTACACCGAGCCGCTGGATCTTGAGACGTTGGCCGCCGTGGCCGGCATCAGCAAGTACCATTTCCAGCGGTTGTTCACCGCCACGTACGGCATCTCGCCGTCGGCGTACGTGTCGCAGCGGCGGGTCGAACGCGCGCAGGATCTGCTCCGGGCCACCAACCTCACCGTCACCGAGGTCTGCCACGCCGTCGGCTTCTCCAGCCTCGGATCGTTCAGCAGCCGGTTCCGGGAACTGATCGGGGAGACGCCGAGCGAGTTCCAGCGGCGCTGGGCCGCCACTGGTGCGCCCCGCATCCCCGGATGTTTCGTGTTCATGTGGGGCCTGGCCGAACGTCGCGGCTGCGCAAACCAGGAGAAGCCGCAGGCAGACGCCGGCTCCTAG
- a CDS encoding VOC family protein, protein MITNISITAVFVKDIDASKAFYIDVLGFAEHTDITLGDGSYRWCTVKHPSQPELEVHLTPPGPPYSPEMVDSIKRAMDEGGMFSLGLRVDDCRKTYDELRAKGVEFIQPPEDRPYGVEAVARDNSGNWMVLVESREFSPADFEA, encoded by the coding sequence ATGATCACAAACATTTCGATCACCGCCGTTTTCGTGAAGGACATCGACGCCTCCAAGGCGTTCTACATCGACGTCCTCGGGTTCGCCGAGCACACCGACATCACCCTCGGCGACGGGTCCTACCGGTGGTGCACGGTGAAACACCCGAGCCAGCCCGAGTTGGAGGTCCACCTGACCCCGCCCGGCCCGCCGTACTCGCCGGAGATGGTGGACTCGATCAAGCGCGCGATGGACGAGGGCGGCATGTTCAGCCTCGGTCTGCGGGTGGACGACTGCCGGAAGACGTACGACGAGTTGCGGGCCAAGGGCGTCGAGTTCATCCAGCCTCCGGAGGACCGCCCGTACGGCGTCGAGGCGGTCGCCCGCGACAACTCGGGCAACTGGATGGTGCTGGTCGAGTCGCGGGAGTTCAGCCCCGCGGACTTCGAGGCGTGA
- a CDS encoding MFS transporter — MTTAQSVGASVDVEAPAQDPRRWWVLALLSGLSFMILLDMTVVNVALPRIQDSLRFSDSGLTWVVNAYVLAAGGLLILGGRLADVFGRRRLLLTGVVIFAVSSAVCGAAVSPATMVAGRFGQGVAEAIAAPASLGLIALLFTDPKERTKALGIWSGLVALGGTSGYVISGLLTDLTSWRWIFFINLPVAVVVLLIMPRLVRESRMVRAKNAGLDLPGAITLTAGLVAIVYGLLQAAEHPWGSASVLIPLVAGVCLLAGMLVIERRAKDPLIPLGFFANRTRTVVNATSLFFMAAFISYTFMLTLFEQHVLGYTPLVSGLAWLPLSVAIGAGIGLGATLTPRLGVKAVTSAGFVGAGIGLLLTSMIDIDTSYPGGILPGMIVFGLFAGATMPAATTAALHGVTVQDSSLASGVQNTMQQVGGALGLAVLVTLALRYSGDEIQRGVDPQVAMTEGYALALRVGAALMIFGGLLVMVLFERVDPELRDPTAEIVGETTAGRS; from the coding sequence GTGACCACGGCTCAGTCGGTCGGGGCCTCGGTCGATGTCGAGGCCCCGGCGCAGGATCCCCGGCGCTGGTGGGTGCTCGCCCTGCTCTCCGGCCTGTCGTTCATGATCCTGCTGGACATGACCGTGGTGAACGTGGCGCTGCCCCGGATCCAGGACAGCCTGCGCTTCTCCGACTCCGGCCTGACCTGGGTGGTCAACGCGTACGTGCTGGCGGCCGGCGGCCTGCTGATCCTCGGCGGGCGGTTGGCCGACGTCTTCGGCCGGCGACGGCTGCTGCTGACCGGCGTCGTCATCTTCGCGGTCTCCTCCGCCGTCTGCGGTGCGGCCGTCTCCCCGGCGACGATGGTGGCTGGGCGGTTCGGCCAGGGCGTCGCCGAGGCGATCGCCGCTCCCGCGTCGCTCGGCCTGATCGCACTGCTCTTCACCGATCCGAAGGAACGGACGAAGGCGCTGGGGATCTGGAGCGGGCTCGTGGCGCTCGGCGGGACCTCGGGCTACGTCATCTCCGGTCTGCTGACCGACCTGACGTCGTGGCGCTGGATCTTCTTCATCAACCTGCCGGTCGCGGTGGTGGTGCTCCTGATCATGCCTCGGCTGGTCCGCGAGAGCCGGATGGTACGGGCGAAGAACGCCGGACTCGACCTCCCCGGGGCGATCACCCTGACGGCCGGCCTCGTCGCCATCGTCTACGGGCTGCTCCAGGCTGCCGAGCATCCGTGGGGATCCGCATCGGTGCTGATTCCGCTGGTGGCCGGAGTCTGTCTGCTCGCCGGGATGCTCGTGATCGAGCGTCGGGCGAAGGACCCGCTCATCCCGCTCGGCTTCTTCGCCAACCGGACCAGGACGGTCGTCAACGCCACCTCGCTGTTCTTCATGGCGGCGTTCATCTCGTACACCTTCATGCTGACCCTGTTCGAGCAGCACGTGTTGGGCTACACGCCGCTGGTCAGCGGGCTGGCCTGGCTGCCGCTCTCGGTGGCGATCGGGGCCGGCATCGGCCTCGGCGCCACGTTGACGCCCCGGCTCGGGGTCAAGGCGGTGACGTCCGCCGGCTTCGTCGGCGCCGGCATCGGGCTCCTGCTGACCAGCATGATCGATATCGACACCAGCTACCCGGGCGGGATCCTGCCGGGGATGATCGTGTTCGGGCTGTTCGCCGGGGCGACCATGCCGGCCGCGACCACCGCCGCGTTGCACGGGGTCACCGTCCAGGACTCCAGCCTGGCGTCCGGGGTGCAGAACACCATGCAACAGGTCGGTGGGGCGCTCGGCCTCGCCGTCCTGGTCACCCTCGCGCTGCGGTACAGCGGCGACGAGATTCAGCGTGGCGTGGATCCGCAGGTCGCGATGACCGAGGGGTACGCGCTGGCGCTGCGCGTCGGCGCCGCGCTGATGATCTTCGGCGGCCTGCTCGTCATGGTGCTGTTCGAGCGGGTCGACCCGGAACTGCGCGACCCGACGGCCGAGATCGTCGGGGAGACAACCGCCGGAAGGTCCTAG
- a CDS encoding YfbM family protein, with the protein MSINGNWLRVTPAELARAKDDLDWAEEFVQAAVAAEDERLCGTDKAWQAFEFLLERRGFDIEIAYGAESFVETPDLDPDDEEFVEPEVDWGYGPPRYLTPEQVATAATELAGLTEDDLIRGVDPAELTRAQIYPDVWDRPDELRWVTHHLPYVQDYFAAAAKDGDAIICWLD; encoded by the coding sequence GTGAGCATCAACGGGAACTGGTTGCGGGTGACACCGGCCGAGTTGGCGCGGGCCAAGGACGATCTCGACTGGGCGGAGGAGTTCGTCCAGGCCGCCGTGGCAGCCGAGGACGAGCGGCTGTGCGGCACCGACAAGGCGTGGCAGGCCTTCGAATTCCTGCTGGAGCGGCGCGGCTTCGACATCGAGATCGCGTACGGCGCCGAGTCGTTCGTCGAGACTCCCGACCTGGATCCGGACGACGAGGAATTCGTCGAGCCGGAGGTCGACTGGGGGTACGGGCCACCGCGTTACCTGACCCCGGAGCAGGTGGCCACGGCCGCGACGGAGTTGGCCGGTCTGACCGAGGACGATCTGATCCGTGGTGTCGATCCGGCGGAGCTGACCCGGGCGCAGATCTATCCGGATGTCTGGGACCGGCCCGACGAACTCCGCTGGGTCACCCACCACCTGCCGTACGTCCAGGACTATTTCGCCGCCGCCGCGAAGGACGGCGACGCCATCATCTGCTGGTTGGACTAG
- a CDS encoding GNAT family N-acetyltransferase, producing MLAEVHERDGYPVNWPDFPDAWLTPPSLIASWVAELDGRIAGHIGLSRSDAGDAAPRLWSARAGVSIDATAVVNRLFVAPSARGHGIGALLMAQAVREAQDRGLHPVLDVVASDTAAAALYERLGWQLLATVEQQWSPEQKVAVRCYAANGPA from the coding sequence GTGTTGGCAGAGGTCCATGAGCGCGACGGTTATCCGGTGAACTGGCCCGATTTCCCGGACGCATGGCTCACGCCGCCATCGCTCATCGCCTCCTGGGTGGCGGAACTGGATGGCCGCATAGCCGGCCATATCGGCTTGTCCCGGAGCGACGCGGGAGACGCGGCACCTCGGCTGTGGAGCGCTCGTGCAGGCGTGAGTATCGACGCGACCGCCGTGGTCAACCGACTGTTCGTCGCTCCGTCGGCCCGCGGCCATGGGATCGGTGCGCTGCTGATGGCGCAGGCTGTCAGAGAAGCACAGGATCGTGGCTTGCATCCGGTGCTCGACGTGGTGGCTTCTGACACTGCGGCGGCGGCTCTGTACGAGAGGCTCGGCTGGCAGCTGCTGGCCACAGTCGAACAGCAGTGGAGCCCGGAGCAGAAGGTGGCCGTCCGGTGTTATGCCGCAAACGGCCCGGCTTGA
- a CDS encoding VOC family protein — translation MIADLQCVVLDCPHPMELAEFYQALLGGAVNQRDQRWALSNDWATLHTSSGLVLAFQRALNYQPPQWPDPARPQQFHLDFGVTDLDRAQEQVLALGATVLDEGVDRRGWRIYADPAGHPFCLVRH, via the coding sequence ATGATCGCTGACCTCCAGTGCGTCGTGCTGGACTGCCCCCACCCGATGGAACTTGCCGAGTTCTACCAGGCGCTCCTCGGCGGTGCCGTCAACCAACGGGATCAGCGATGGGCGCTCAGCAACGACTGGGCGACGTTACACACGTCGTCTGGTCTCGTCCTGGCCTTCCAACGCGCATTGAATTACCAGCCACCGCAGTGGCCCGACCCGGCCCGGCCCCAGCAATTCCACCTGGACTTCGGCGTTACGGACCTGGACCGCGCCCAAGAGCAGGTGCTGGCCCTGGGAGCAACGGTGTTGGACGAAGGAGTAGATAGACGCGGTTGGCGTATCTATGCCGACCCCGCAGGGCATCCGTTCTGCCTGGTCCGCCACTAA
- a CDS encoding HAD family hydrolase, with protein sequence MLFDLDNTLVDRAAGLRLWAQEFCVRRGLGQADVEWMVEADGDGLVPKEIFFGELRDRFRLPDSVSSLWAQYRVRHPALIPVFPGVPAGLTRLRAEGWKVGLVTNGFADVQLRTITGSGMGAYLDGWAISGAEDVRKPDRRLFEIAARRCGTTLSDGGWMIGDSATSDVGGGQAAGLRTVWVDRGGAWPSGLPVPDHVTPSVVEAFAVLLAG encoded by the coding sequence GTGCTCTTCGACCTGGACAACACGCTGGTGGACCGGGCGGCCGGTCTCCGGCTCTGGGCGCAGGAGTTCTGCGTACGGCGTGGTCTCGGCCAGGCCGACGTCGAGTGGATGGTGGAGGCGGACGGAGACGGACTGGTGCCGAAGGAGATCTTCTTCGGCGAGCTACGCGACCGGTTCCGGCTGCCGGACTCGGTGTCGAGCCTGTGGGCGCAGTACCGGGTACGTCATCCCGCCCTGATTCCGGTCTTTCCCGGTGTCCCCGCCGGCCTTACCCGGCTGAGGGCCGAGGGCTGGAAGGTCGGCCTGGTCACCAACGGCTTCGCCGACGTACAACTGCGCACGATCACCGGTAGCGGGATGGGCGCGTACCTGGATGGTTGGGCGATCTCCGGCGCCGAGGACGTACGCAAGCCGGACCGGCGGTTGTTCGAGATCGCCGCGCGGCGGTGTGGCACCACCTTGTCCGATGGTGGCTGGATGATCGGTGACAGCGCGACATCGGATGTCGGCGGCGGCCAGGCGGCCGGGCTGCGAACCGTTTGGGTCGACCGGGGTGGTGCCTGGCCGAGCGGCTTGCCCGTGCCCGACCACGTCACGCCCAGCGTGGTGGAGGCGTTCGCGGTCCTGCTCGCCGGATAG
- a CDS encoding MerR family transcriptional regulator: MHSSFMPPRQVKIGDAAAFAGSTPRAIRHYHEIGLLPEPERGGDNRRRYGYEDMIRLLWIRKMADAGIALDDIRDAFTTGTASAGADSGDGIAGILERLEETLAEQEAELRRQRTAVQRMRTEGSRMGLLSDFVTERLKSLPEGSLRQADLDALLVTERIFGPLGAAVQATRFVALATHPTLREDSDRIDAAEEALDDSVAVDDPRVAQVAAERHAFESALQAVIEESGLDRDDDALFDAWDTLHPATADHGEDEADFSSGRREMSVLEAVGKMPYDFSPARLRCEELAIELSAQDSPAT, translated from the coding sequence ATGCATTCGTCTTTCATGCCACCCCGCCAGGTCAAGATCGGTGACGCGGCGGCCTTCGCCGGCAGCACGCCACGGGCGATTCGCCATTACCACGAGATCGGCCTGCTCCCCGAGCCTGAGCGGGGCGGTGACAACCGCCGCCGCTACGGGTACGAGGACATGATCCGCCTGCTGTGGATTCGCAAGATGGCCGACGCCGGGATCGCCCTGGACGACATCCGTGACGCCTTTACCACCGGCACGGCTTCCGCCGGTGCGGACAGCGGAGACGGTATCGCGGGCATCCTGGAGCGCTTGGAGGAAACCCTCGCCGAGCAGGAGGCGGAATTGCGGCGGCAACGGACCGCCGTGCAGCGGATGCGCACCGAAGGCAGCCGGATGGGCCTGCTCTCCGACTTCGTCACCGAACGCCTCAAGAGCCTGCCCGAAGGCTCCCTGCGTCAGGCGGACCTGGACGCTCTGCTGGTCACTGAGCGGATCTTCGGCCCGCTCGGCGCGGCCGTCCAGGCCACCCGCTTCGTCGCCCTGGCCACGCATCCCACTCTGCGGGAGGATTCCGACCGCATCGATGCCGCCGAGGAGGCACTCGATGACAGCGTCGCCGTCGATGATCCACGGGTGGCGCAAGTGGCCGCCGAGCGGCACGCCTTCGAAAGCGCCCTGCAGGCCGTCATCGAGGAGTCCGGCCTGGATAGGGACGACGATGCCCTCTTCGACGCCTGGGACACTTTGCACCCTGCTACCGCCGATCACGGCGAGGACGAGGCCGACTTCAGCTCTGGCAGGCGGGAGATGAGCGTACTTGAAGCCGTCGGCAAGATGCCCTACGACTTCTCCCCAGCCCGCCTGCGCTGTGAGGAACTGGCCATAGAGCTATCCGCCCAAGACTCACCCGCTACCTAA
- a CDS encoding multidrug effflux MFS transporter → MTSTPSRSEQSSPPIPSIPPQPLSPEPLPSQSIPAHPNPAQQLPSEPPPAEPSPPEPSPAEPSPVRPAGLPVLLTVALVLLAFVPPMGIDMYLPAFPLMAEEFRTDPSGIQLTLTAFLVGLALGQLVLGPLSDRYGRRILILTGTALCAASAAACAIAPSLESLTVLRFLMGFSGAAGVVVGRAVVSDTAKGPAAARMFGILMALGGIAPIVAPLIGGAVISAAGWRAVFGVLAAGSLLTFLITLVAVPESLPPERRHAGGLRSTLATARSLLRDRIYLGYTFAFGFGFAALFCYIAASPFFLQYVLRLTVGQASVAFAAGALVATLSSAVNAKIVGRISPVTLLRTGLAAMLTSSAALLGVTLAGQLDRIVVLGPLLLFFVGLGMMMGNATALAIQRVPHAAGTGSAVLGTLQAVLAATVAPLMGLGGRDVAEPLFLGMTVCVGLACLALRFTRRPAVAG, encoded by the coding sequence GTGACTTCCACCCCCTCGCGAAGCGAGCAGTCGAGTCCGCCGATTCCCTCGATTCCCCCGCAGCCGCTTTCGCCGGAGCCACTTCCGTCCCAGTCGATCCCGGCGCACCCGAACCCGGCGCAGCAGCTTCCATCGGAGCCGCCGCCGGCGGAGCCCTCGCCACCGGAGCCGTCGCCAGCGGAGCCGAGCCCGGTACGGCCCGCCGGACTGCCGGTGCTGCTCACCGTCGCGCTGGTGCTGCTGGCCTTCGTGCCCCCGATGGGCATCGACATGTACCTGCCGGCGTTCCCGCTGATGGCCGAGGAGTTCCGGACCGACCCGTCCGGCATCCAGCTCACCCTCACCGCTTTCCTGGTCGGCCTGGCACTCGGGCAGCTCGTGCTCGGCCCGCTCTCCGACCGGTACGGCCGGCGGATCCTGATCCTCACCGGTACGGCCCTGTGCGCGGCATCCGCCGCCGCGTGCGCGATCGCTCCCTCGCTGGAGTCGCTGACCGTACTGCGGTTCCTGATGGGATTCAGCGGGGCGGCCGGAGTGGTCGTCGGTCGCGCCGTCGTCTCCGACACCGCCAAGGGTCCTGCCGCCGCCCGGATGTTCGGCATCCTGATGGCGCTCGGCGGGATCGCCCCGATCGTCGCACCCCTGATCGGTGGTGCCGTGATCAGCGCCGCCGGTTGGCGGGCGGTGTTCGGGGTCCTCGCCGCCGGTTCGCTGCTGACCTTCCTGATCACGCTGGTCGCCGTACCGGAGAGTCTGCCGCCGGAGCGGCGGCATGCCGGCGGCCTGCGATCCACCCTGGCCACCGCGCGGTCGCTGCTGCGCGACCGGATCTATCTCGGCTACACGTTCGCGTTCGGTTTCGGTTTCGCGGCCCTGTTCTGCTACATCGCCGCCTCGCCCTTCTTCCTCCAGTACGTCCTGCGCCTCACCGTCGGACAGGCCTCCGTGGCGTTCGCCGCCGGAGCACTCGTCGCCACCCTGAGCAGCGCGGTGAACGCCAAGATAGTCGGCCGGATCTCCCCGGTGACCCTGCTCCGGACCGGCCTGGCCGCGATGCTCACCAGCAGCGCCGCCCTGCTGGGCGTCACGCTGGCCGGGCAGCTCGACCGGATCGTCGTACTCGGACCGCTGCTGCTCTTCTTCGTCGGGCTGGGCATGATGATGGGGAACGCGACCGCGCTGGCGATCCAACGGGTTCCGCACGCCGCCGGGACCGGATCGGCGGTGCTCGGCACGTTGCAGGCCGTTCTCGCCGCGACCGTCGCACCGCTGATGGGCCTCGGTGGACGGGACGTCGCCGAACCGCTCTTCCTCGGCATGACCGTCTGCGTCGGGCTCGCCTGCCTTGCCCTGCGGTTCACCCGACGCCCGGCGGTAGCCGGCTAG
- a CDS encoding MarR family winged helix-turn-helix transcriptional regulator has protein sequence MKRVMDADETVLREARALVPVLYQLGRVMRLQGVDEAGLGQLPPSELEVLRYVLETPGVSVSTLARDLGLHASNVSATVRALVARELIRREPDPNDRRAVRLQPTVDAAHGSARIEDSWARIFAAALDDLTDEQRTAVASAAPALGALAERLRVRRVAERG, from the coding sequence GTGAAACGAGTGATGGACGCGGACGAGACGGTTCTCCGGGAGGCGAGGGCACTCGTACCAGTCCTGTACCAACTGGGCCGGGTGATGCGGCTCCAGGGCGTCGACGAGGCCGGGCTGGGCCAGTTGCCACCCTCGGAACTCGAGGTGCTCCGGTACGTCCTCGAAACTCCCGGCGTCTCCGTGAGCACCCTGGCCCGCGACCTTGGCCTGCACGCCAGCAACGTGAGCGCGACCGTCCGCGCCCTGGTGGCCCGGGAACTGATCCGCCGCGAGCCCGACCCGAACGACCGACGCGCCGTACGGCTCCAGCCGACGGTCGACGCCGCGCACGGCTCGGCCCGGATCGAGGACTCCTGGGCCCGGATCTTCGCCGCCGCCCTGGACGACCTCACCGACGAGCAGCGTACGGCCGTCGCCAGCGCCGCTCCGGCGCTCGGTGCGCTCGCCGAACGCCTTCGGGTCCGGCGCGTCGCCGAGCGGGGCTGA
- a CDS encoding MMPL family transporter, with amino-acid sequence MCAEGDERASARGRSTMFPVLGRAMWRWRWPVLIGWLGLVLAGATLGGQVFDRLSSTDNLRPDAESEQAERRVDELLPEGPIVVAVVRDRDPYDPALVASVGQVRDELLAVPGVKAVEDLYNAAGGRIGADNRSTLVQVELAEGLAPEQRERAEDRVSVLLRQIDAPEVLVGGEKLAERAFAEQAIEDAAVGESIALGVLLIALVVILGGLLAGLLPMLAALAAVAVTLLGLYGLSTVTGISEFTLNVVTLLGIGLTVDYALLLVARFREERAAAVAAARGDGVVDPGILLARTMATAGRAVLVSGLAVAVAMIGLYAFAEPLLSAMALGGAVAVLLSTLAGLTLLPALIAVAHRHIPAPGSDTWVRRALAATRRRKNPVDGPGLLGRLAGYAQRKPGPVAFTVTAGLLLLSLPFLFGANLANSDARALPRSMEARQVHDVLLRDFEAGRAAPVTVVVEADPASAEVRDLMNQLNVLPQVIRMQPRPDVPGAAVVIDLTPKGSTGGPESRELVRAVRALEQPLPLLVGGPAAELVDYRSSVSARLPFAVLVLLLVTTVLLFALTGSLVIPVKALVMNALTLLATLGVLVVVFQWGVGSALLGVESWGAIDLTTPVLLFVFVFGLSMDYEVFLLARIREEWDRWSDLRTPAARIRASQRAVLAGITRTGPVVTAAAVCITIVFLGFLLGDLTAVKEIGFGMAVAVLLDVTVVRGLLLPAVMSLLGKWNWWAPGPLRRLHRRFLGGGRPTTPAPVPTPPEPVRAGP; translated from the coding sequence ATGTGCGCCGAGGGCGACGAGCGGGCGTCGGCCCGGGGGAGGTCGACGATGTTCCCGGTACTCGGGCGCGCGATGTGGCGGTGGCGCTGGCCGGTCCTGATCGGCTGGCTCGGACTGGTGCTGGCCGGGGCGACCCTCGGCGGCCAGGTCTTCGACCGGCTGTCCAGCACCGACAACCTGCGACCCGACGCCGAGTCGGAGCAGGCAGAGCGGCGGGTGGACGAACTCCTGCCCGAGGGGCCGATCGTGGTCGCGGTGGTCCGCGACCGGGACCCGTACGACCCCGCGCTGGTGGCCAGCGTCGGACAGGTCCGCGACGAACTGCTGGCCGTACCCGGGGTGAAGGCCGTCGAGGACCTCTACAACGCGGCGGGCGGACGGATCGGCGCCGACAACCGCAGCACCCTGGTCCAGGTCGAGTTGGCCGAAGGACTGGCCCCGGAGCAGCGGGAGCGGGCCGAGGACCGGGTCAGTGTCCTGCTCCGGCAGATCGACGCGCCCGAGGTGCTGGTCGGCGGGGAGAAGTTGGCCGAGCGCGCCTTCGCCGAGCAGGCGATCGAGGACGCGGCCGTCGGGGAGTCGATCGCGCTCGGCGTACTCCTGATCGCCCTCGTGGTGATCCTCGGCGGCCTGCTGGCCGGGCTGCTGCCGATGCTGGCCGCGCTCGCCGCCGTCGCGGTGACCCTGCTCGGCCTGTACGGGCTCAGCACCGTGACCGGGATCAGCGAGTTCACCCTCAACGTGGTCACGCTGCTGGGCATCGGCCTGACCGTGGACTACGCGCTGCTGCTGGTGGCCAGGTTCCGGGAGGAACGGGCCGCAGCCGTTGCCGCCGCCCGGGGGGACGGCGTCGTGGATCCGGGGATCCTGCTGGCCCGGACGATGGCGACCGCCGGCCGGGCCGTACTCGTCTCCGGCCTCGCGGTGGCGGTGGCGATGATCGGCCTGTACGCGTTCGCCGAACCGCTGCTCTCCGCGATGGCGCTCGGCGGCGCGGTCGCGGTGCTGCTCTCCACCCTGGCCGGACTGACCCTGCTGCCGGCGCTGATCGCGGTCGCCCACCGGCACATCCCCGCCCCCGGGTCCGACACCTGGGTACGCCGCGCGCTGGCCGCGACCCGCCGGCGGAAGAACCCCGTCGACGGCCCGGGGCTGCTCGGACGCCTGGCCGGGTACGCCCAGCGGAAACCGGGACCGGTGGCGTTCACCGTCACGGCCGGTCTGCTGCTGCTCTCCCTGCCGTTCCTGTTCGGCGCCAACCTGGCCAACTCCGACGCCCGCGCACTGCCCCGGTCGATGGAGGCCCGGCAGGTGCACGACGTGCTGCTCCGGGACTTCGAGGCGGGTCGGGCGGCGCCGGTGACCGTGGTGGTGGAGGCCGATCCGGCCAGTGCCGAGGTCCGTGACCTGATGAACCAGCTCAACGTCCTGCCCCAGGTGATCAGGATGCAGCCCCGACCCGACGTGCCGGGCGCCGCCGTGGTGATCGACCTGACTCCGAAGGGCAGCACCGGCGGGCCGGAGTCGCGGGAACTGGTCCGCGCGGTACGCGCCCTGGAGCAGCCCCTTCCGTTGCTGGTCGGAGGGCCGGCCGCCGAGTTGGTGGACTACCGGTCGTCGGTGTCGGCGCGACTGCCGTTCGCCGTACTGGTGCTGTTGCTGGTCACCACCGTGCTGCTGTTCGCGCTCACCGGTTCGCTGGTCATCCCGGTGAAGGCCCTGGTGATGAACGCGCTGACCCTGCTCGCCACGCTCGGCGTGCTGGTCGTGGTGTTCCAGTGGGGTGTCGGCTCGGCCCTGCTCGGGGTGGAGTCCTGGGGAGCGATCGACCTCACCACCCCGGTGCTGCTGTTCGTCTTCGTCTTCGGCCTGTCGATGGACTACGAGGTGTTCCTGCTCGCCCGGATCCGGGAGGAGTGGGATCGCTGGTCGGACCTGCGTACGCCGGCCGCCCGGATCCGGGCCAGCCAGCGGGCGGTGCTGGCGGGGATCACCCGGACCGGTCCGGTGGTGACGGCGGCGGCGGTCTGCATCACCATCGTCTTCCTCGGATTCCTGCTCGGTGACCTGACCGCGGTCAAGGAGATCGGGTTCGGAATGGCGGTGGCGGTGCTGCTCGACGTGACGGTGGTCCGGGGTCTGCTGCTGCCGGCGGTGATGAGCCTGCTCGGGAAGTGGAACTGGTGGGCACCCGGGCCGCTGCGCCGGCTGCACCGACGATTCCTCGGCGGCGGACGACCGACGACACCCGCGCCCGTACCGACCCCACCGGAGCCGGTCCGGGCCGGACCGTGA